In Aliarcobacter faecis, a genomic segment contains:
- a CDS encoding phosphoadenylyl-sulfate reductase, with amino-acid sequence MNLKIVNDIKEKILSLNTSDLIKYILENHKNVALSSSLSAEDQVLTDMILKVNRNSRVFTLDTGRLHSETYKVMDETNLKYGVKLDIFFPKFDSVENLYKTQGVNGHFESIQNRKNCCNIRKIEPLKRALKGVDIWITGLRASQSITREDMPIIEWDENFKVIKLNPLINWSESQVWEYIKANKVPYNKLHDKGYPSIGCEPCTRAIKEGEDIRAGRWWWEDPEHKECGLHKK; translated from the coding sequence ATGAATTTAAAAATAGTAAATGATATTAAAGAAAAAATTTTATCTTTAAATACTAGTGATTTAATCAAATATATATTAGAAAATCACAAAAATGTAGCTCTAAGTTCAAGCTTAAGTGCAGAAGATCAAGTACTAACAGATATGATTTTAAAAGTTAATAGAAATAGTAGAGTATTTACGCTTGATACGGGAAGACTTCATAGCGAAACATATAAAGTAATGGATGAAACAAATTTAAAATATGGTGTAAAACTTGATATTTTTTTCCCAAAATTTGATAGTGTTGAGAATTTATATAAAACTCAAGGTGTAAATGGACATTTTGAAAGCATACAAAATAGAAAGAACTGCTGTAACATAAGAAAAATCGAACCTCTAAAAAGAGCTTTAAAAGGGGTTGATATTTGGATAACAGGACTTAGAGCATCTCAAAGTATTACAAGAGAAGATATGCCAATTATTGAATGGGATGAGAATTTTAAAGTAATAAAACTAAATCCTCTTATAAATTGGAGTGAGAGCCAAGTTTGGGAATATATAAAAGCAAATAAAGTTCCATACAATAAGCTACATGATAAAGGATATCCTAGTATTGGTTGTGAACCCTGTACAAGGGCTATCAAAGAGGGTGAAGATATAAGAGCTGGAAGATGGTGGTGGGAAGACCCAGAACATAAAGAGTGTGGACTTCATAAGAAGTAA
- the cysK gene encoding cysteine synthase A has translation MKYAKNITELIGNTPLIKLQDASHTSGATVLGKCEFMNPSHSVKDRIGTNMIKVALNNGLINKDSTLIEPTSGNTGIALASVSAALGLKLILVMPASMSIERRRLLQALGAKLVLTPAEKGMKGAIEKANELKEGTPNSIILQQFQNEANPAIHKETTALEILKDTDEKVDIFIAGVGTGGTLTGVGEVLKAKNPNIKIIAVEPEASPVLSGGNPGPHKIQGIGAGFVPDVLNTKIYDEVIKIANDDAIESSRNLAKTEGLLVGVSSGANALAAKIVASRPENKGKTIVTILCDTGERYLSSGLYDYTEE, from the coding sequence ATGAAATATGCAAAAAATATAACAGAATTAATAGGGAATACTCCACTAATAAAACTACAAGATGCAAGTCACACAAGTGGTGCAACAGTTTTAGGTAAATGTGAATTTATGAATCCAAGCCATTCAGTAAAAGATAGAATTGGTACAAATATGATAAAAGTTGCTCTAAATAATGGTCTTATAAACAAAGATTCAACTTTAATAGAGCCTACTAGTGGTAATACTGGTATTGCATTAGCTAGTGTTAGTGCTGCTTTAGGATTAAAACTTATCCTTGTAATGCCTGCTTCTATGAGTATTGAAAGAAGAAGACTTCTTCAAGCTTTAGGTGCTAAATTAGTTCTTACTCCTGCTGAAAAAGGTATGAAAGGTGCTATTGAAAAAGCGAATGAGTTAAAAGAGGGAACTCCTAACTCTATTATTTTACAACAGTTCCAAAATGAAGCAAACCCAGCAATTCATAAAGAAACTACAGCTTTAGAAATCTTAAAAGATACAGATGAAAAAGTTGATATCTTTATTGCTGGTGTTGGAACTGGTGGAACATTAACTGGTGTTGGTGAAGTTTTAAAAGCAAAAAATCCTAATATAAAGATTATTGCTGTTGAACCTGAAGCATCTCCTGTTTTGAGTGGTGGAAATCCTGGTCCTCATAAGATACAAGGTATTGGTGCTGGTTTTGTACCTGATGTATTAAATACAAAGATTTATGATGAAGTTATTAAAATTGCAAATGATGATGCAATAGAGAGTTCAAGAAATTTAGCGAAAACAGAAGGTTTACTTGTAGGTGTATCTTCAGGAGCAAATGCTCTAGCAGCAAAAATTGTGGCTTCAAGACCTGAAAATAAAGGTAAAACTATTGTTACTATTTTATGTGATACTGGTGAAAGATATTTAAGCTCTGGGTTATATGATTATACAGAAGAATAA
- a CDS encoding cupin domain-containing protein encodes MIEKYNIFDEIPIDKKEEKFFELFKNETIKVEKIVSNGQKSPENFWYEQEKSEYILLLSGFAILEFEDCEVELKKGDCLNIKAKQKHRVKFTSQNEPTIWFAVFY; translated from the coding sequence TTGATAGAGAAATATAATATTTTTGATGAAATTCCAATAGATAAAAAAGAAGAGAAATTTTTTGAACTTTTTAAAAATGAGACTATAAAAGTAGAAAAAATTGTTTCAAATGGACAAAAATCACCTGAGAATTTTTGGTATGAACAAGAAAAGAGCGAGTATATTTTACTTCTTAGTGGCTTTGCTATTTTGGAGTTTGAAGATTGTGAAGTAGAATTAAAAAAGGGTGATTGTTTGAATATAAAAGCAAAACAAAAACATAGAGTAAAGTTTACAAGCCAAAATGAACCAACTATTTGGTTTGCAGTTTTTTATTAA
- a CDS encoding O-acetylhomoserine aminocarboxypropyltransferase/cysteine synthase family protein, translating into MQKDTIAIHTGYDKKSGNGEMAVPISQTTAYAFRDSEHAANLFALKELGPIYTRLNNPTNDILEQRYAQLENGAAALVTASGASAIFYAVANIAESGDNILISDKLYGGSVTLFHFTLKRFGISVKTFKSDDASDLESLIDDKTKGIFFESLSNPQIAIPEIEKIVQIAQKYGIITICDNTVATASLFNPISWGVDVVVHSTSKYTSGNGTALGGVIVERDNLAEFFKNNSARYPHFSTPDASYHGLVYTDVPLPNFCLRARLSLLRDIGATPAPFNSWLLIQSLETLSLRVEKHSQNALKIAEFLKSHPKVKNVSYPGLKSDKYYEKAQKYFKNGLASGLISFEVSTFEEAKKVIDSAKLFSVVVNIGDSKSLIVHPASTTHSQLSEEELKKAGVNPITIRLSIGLEDTVDLIEDLNQALN; encoded by the coding sequence ATGCAAAAAGATACTATTGCAATCCATACTGGATATGATAAAAAGAGTGGAAATGGAGAGATGGCAGTTCCAATTTCTCAAACAACAGCTTATGCTTTTAGAGATAGTGAACATGCGGCAAACCTATTTGCACTAAAAGAGTTAGGACCAATTTATACAAGATTAAACAATCCTACAAATGATATTTTAGAGCAAAGATATGCACAACTTGAAAATGGAGCTGCTGCTCTTGTAACTGCAAGTGGAGCTAGTGCAATATTTTATGCAGTGGCAAATATTGCTGAAAGTGGAGACAATATTTTGATCTCAGATAAATTATATGGTGGGAGTGTAACTCTTTTCCATTTTACTTTAAAAAGATTTGGAATTAGTGTTAAAACTTTTAAAAGTGATGATGCTAGTGATTTAGAAAGTCTAATAGATGATAAAACTAAAGGAATTTTCTTTGAATCACTATCAAACCCACAAATTGCAATTCCAGAGATTGAAAAAATTGTACAAATTGCACAAAAATATGGAATTATAACTATATGTGATAACACAGTTGCAACTGCAAGTTTGTTTAATCCAATTTCATGGGGAGTTGATGTTGTTGTTCACTCTACAAGTAAATATACAAGTGGAAATGGAACAGCTTTAGGTGGAGTTATAGTTGAAAGAGATAATTTAGCAGAGTTTTTCAAAAATAATAGTGCAAGATATCCTCACTTCTCAACTCCAGATGCTTCATATCATGGTCTTGTTTATACAGATGTTCCATTACCAAACTTTTGTTTAAGAGCTAGATTATCACTTTTAAGAGATATTGGAGCAACTCCTGCACCATTTAACTCTTGGCTATTAATTCAAAGTTTAGAGACTTTAAGCCTTAGAGTAGAAAAGCATTCACAAAATGCTTTAAAAATTGCAGAGTTTTTAAAATCTCATCCAAAAGTTAAAAATGTAAGTTATCCAGGATTAAAAAGTGATAAATATTATGAAAAAGCACAAAAATATTTTAAAAATGGATTAGCAAGTGGATTAATATCATTTGAAGTTAGTACATTTGAAGAGGCTAAAAAAGTAATTGATAGTGCAAAACTATTCTCTGTTGTTGTAAATATAGGAGATAGTAAATCACTTATTGTTCACCCTGCTTCAACAACTCACTCACAATTAAGTGAAGAAGAGTTAAAAAAAGCTGGTGTAAATCCAATAACTATAAGACTTTCTATTGGTTTAGAAGATACAGTTGATTTAATTGAAGATTTAAATCAAGCTTTAAATTAA
- a CDS encoding DUF2061 domain-containing protein, translating into MHEKPYRSVAKAISWRTVGTLDTIIVSYFITGNLVMAASIGTIEVITKMILYYFHERAWNRIKFGTVKPTENDYQI; encoded by the coding sequence ATGCACGAAAAACCTTATAGATCAGTTGCCAAAGCAATATCTTGGCGAACAGTGGGAACACTTGATACGATTATAGTATCTTACTTTATAACAGGAAATTTAGTTATGGCGGCTTCGATTGGAACGATTGAAGTTATTACAAAAATGATTTTATACTACTTTCATGAAAGAGCTTGGAATAGAATAAAATTTGGTACAGTAAAACCAACAGAAAACGACTATCAAATTTAA
- a CDS encoding RrF2 family transcriptional regulator yields the protein MPLISTKGVYGLAAMYELSRHTSDAPMQIRDISANASIPQNYLEQLLSKLRRAQLVTSIRGARGGYLLAKSPEDIKIVDILVALEDDIKIVDSKVDNPILDLFFEESKEKMKEIFDLNLSKLDEYQGRYNQFLHYNI from the coding sequence ATGCCTTTAATTTCGACAAAAGGAGTTTATGGTTTAGCTGCTATGTATGAGTTAAGTCGCCATACAAGTGATGCTCCCATGCAAATACGGGATATTTCAGCAAATGCCTCTATCCCACAAAATTACTTGGAACAACTTTTAAGTAAATTAAGAAGAGCTCAATTAGTTACAAGTATAAGAGGTGCTAGAGGTGGTTATCTTTTGGCAAAAAGTCCTGAAGATATAAAAATAGTTGATATTTTAGTTGCTCTTGAAGATGATATAAAAATAGTTGATTCAAAGGTTGATAATCCAATTTTAGATCTATTTTTTGAAGAATCTAAAGAGAAAATGAAAGAGATTTTTGATTTAAACTTATCAAAATTAGATGAGTATCAAGGTAGATATAACCAATTTTTACATTACAATATTTAA
- the cysD gene encoding sulfate adenylyltransferase subunit CysD: MLDTKQLTHLKQLEAESIHIIREVVAEFDNPVMMYSVGKDSAVMLHLALKAFAPAKLPFPLLHVDTLWKFKEMIAFRDKRAKEEGFELLVHTNPEGIEMNISPFTHGSAVHTDIMKTQGLKQALNKYKFDAVFGGARRDEEKSRAKERIYSFRDKNHRWDPKNQRPELWNIYNARVHKDESIRVFPLSNWTELDIWQYIYLEQIPIVPLYFAAKRPVVEKDGVKIMVDDNRMPISKDDVIKEEWVRFRTLGCYPLTGAVNSTATTLEEIIEEMLLSKTSERQGRVIDNDSAGSMEKKKIEGYF, translated from the coding sequence ATGTTAGATACAAAACAATTAACACATTTAAAACAACTTGAAGCAGAATCAATTCATATAATAAGAGAAGTTGTTGCAGAGTTTGATAATCCTGTAATGATGTATAGTGTGGGAAAAGATTCAGCAGTTATGCTTCATCTTGCACTAAAAGCTTTTGCTCCTGCAAAGTTACCATTTCCACTTTTACATGTGGATACTTTATGGAAATTTAAAGAGATGATTGCTTTTAGAGATAAAAGAGCAAAAGAGGAAGGTTTTGAACTTTTAGTTCATACAAATCCTGAAGGAATTGAGATGAATATCAGTCCTTTTACTCATGGAAGTGCAGTTCATACAGATATTATGAAAACTCAAGGTTTAAAACAAGCTCTAAATAAATATAAATTTGATGCTGTTTTTGGAGGTGCACGACGAGATGAAGAGAAAAGTAGAGCAAAAGAGAGAATATACTCTTTTAGAGATAAAAATCATAGATGGGATCCAAAAAACCAAAGACCTGAACTATGGAATATCTACAATGCAAGAGTTCACAAAGATGAAAGCATTAGAGTTTTTCCACTTTCAAACTGGACAGAATTAGATATTTGGCAATATATTTATTTGGAGCAAATTCCTATTGTTCCTCTATATTTTGCTGCTAAAAGACCTGTAGTTGAAAAAGATGGTGTAAAAATCATGGTAGATGATAACAGAATGCCAATATCAAAAGATGATGTAATAAAAGAAGAATGGGTACGATTTAGAACTCTTGGTTGTTATCCACTAACAGGAGCTGTAAACTCAACTGCAACAACACTTGAAGAGATAATTGAAGAGATGCTTTTATCAAAAACAAGTGAGCGACAAGGAAGAGTTATAGACAACGATAGTGCTGGGTCTATGGAGAAGAAAAAAATAGAAGGATATTTTTAA
- a CDS encoding BaiN/RdsA family NAD(P)/FAD-dependent oxidoreductase, which yields MKIAIIGAGASGIIAAITAKRLNKDLQIDIFDANKSIGKKILASGNGRCNISNTTISSKNYIGENPSFVEFALKEFDFKAFEKFCKTIGLMLDIKESGKVYPLSNEAKSVTNLLQLALEELDINIFCEHFVQNLDKKENKFIVKANEKEFKNYDKVLISSGLGAAPQLNATEIGLDIASKFGHSFNPTYPSLVGLQTQETYNGKLQGVKKECNVALYVNGNFEQEIFGDVLFTSYGVSGFAILDISQRAVLSLSQYFDVELRINFSPKINVNDLANQIQTLFKNLPTKRAVDILIGLVSNKIAPILLNICKIDINTKANEINIKQIKSLAHQLNSWKLKVIDTQGFSHAEASGGGVKTSEIDNRTYESKLCKGLYFAGEVLDIVGNRGGYNLHFAWASGYLVGKSFSK from the coding sequence TTGAAAATAGCAATAATTGGAGCAGGGGCTTCAGGAATAATAGCAGCAATTACAGCAAAAAGATTAAATAAAGATTTACAAATTGATATTTTTGATGCAAATAAAAGTATAGGAAAAAAGATATTAGCTTCAGGAAATGGAAGATGTAATATCTCAAATACGACAATTTCATCAAAAAACTATATTGGAGAGAATCCATCTTTTGTTGAATTTGCTTTAAAAGAGTTTGATTTCAAAGCCTTTGAGAAATTTTGTAAAACTATTGGGCTAATGCTAGATATAAAAGAGAGTGGAAAAGTTTACCCTCTTTCAAATGAAGCCAAATCTGTAACAAATCTTTTACAACTAGCTTTAGAAGAGTTAGATATAAATATTTTTTGTGAACATTTTGTGCAAAACTTAGATAAAAAAGAGAATAAATTTATAGTTAAGGCAAATGAAAAAGAGTTTAAAAATTATGATAAAGTTCTTATCTCTAGTGGTTTAGGAGCAGCTCCTCAACTAAATGCTACTGAAATTGGGCTAGATATCGCTTCAAAATTTGGACATAGTTTTAATCCTACATATCCATCTTTGGTTGGACTTCAAACTCAAGAAACTTACAATGGAAAACTTCAAGGTGTAAAAAAAGAGTGTAATGTCGCTTTATATGTAAATGGTAATTTTGAACAAGAGATTTTTGGTGATGTACTGTTTACAAGTTATGGAGTTTCTGGATTTGCTATATTAGATATCTCCCAAAGAGCTGTTTTATCTTTGAGTCAATATTTTGATGTAGAGCTTAGAATAAATTTTTCCCCTAAAATAAATGTAAATGATTTGGCAAATCAAATTCAAACTTTGTTTAAAAATTTACCAACAAAAAGGGCTGTTGATATTTTAATAGGGCTTGTATCAAATAAAATTGCTCCTATTTTACTAAATATTTGTAAGATTGATATAAATACAAAAGCAAATGAGATAAATATCAAACAGATAAAATCTTTAGCTCATCAATTAAATTCGTGGAAATTAAAAGTTATAGATACTCAAGGTTTTTCTCATGCAGAAGCTAGTGGAGGAGGAGTAAAAACTAGTGAAATTGACAATAGAACTTATGAAAGTAAACTTTGCAAAGGGCTATATTTTGCTGGAGAGGTTTTAGATATAGTTGGTAATAGAGGTGGATATAATCTTCATTTTGCATGGGCAAGTGGGTATTTGGTTGGTAAAAGTTTTAGTAAATAA